The Sphingomonas alpina genome has a segment encoding these proteins:
- a CDS encoding 2Fe-2S iron-sulfur cluster-binding protein, with protein sequence MHFTINGKAREAEPDIRASLLDLLREHLGLTGTKKGCDHGQCGACTVIVNGRRINSCLTLAVMHQDDDILTIEGLGSADDLHPMQAAFVQHDGFQCGYCTPGQICSAVAMLDEVKMGWPSHVTGHVSGDLTDIALTDAEISERMSGNLCRCSAYPNIVDAIRDVAKAGA encoded by the coding sequence ATGCACTTCACCATCAATGGCAAGGCGCGTGAAGCCGAGCCCGATATCCGGGCCTCGCTGCTCGACCTGTTGCGCGAACATCTCGGCCTGACCGGCACCAAAAAGGGCTGCGACCATGGCCAGTGCGGGGCGTGCACGGTGATCGTCAACGGCCGGCGGATCAATTCCTGTCTCACGCTGGCGGTCATGCATCAGGATGATGACATATTGACGATAGAAGGGCTGGGCAGCGCGGATGACCTGCATCCGATGCAGGCCGCTTTTGTGCAGCATGACGGTTTCCAGTGCGGCTATTGCACGCCGGGGCAGATCTGTTCCGCGGTGGCGATGCTCGACGAGGTCAAAATGGGCTGGCCCAGCCATGTCACCGGCCATGTCAGCGGCGACCTGACCGATATCGCGCTGACCGATGCCGAGATATCGGAACGGATGAGCGGCAATCTGTGCCGCTGTTCCGCCTATCCCAATATCGTCGATGCGATCCGCGACGTTGCGAAGGCCGGCGCATGA